A segment of the Hippopotamus amphibius kiboko isolate mHipAmp2 chromosome 8, mHipAmp2.hap2, whole genome shotgun sequence genome:
GAATGGACTTGGTCTCTGGTCTTCTAGCTGGCTGTCGCCTATTTCTCTCCAACAGTCTAGTCTCCAGACCGTGTTCTTACATGGCAGCCCCACTTCCAGCCACCACCTCATCTATTTAGCCAGCACCCCCTAGCAAGCAAGccccttcccacagccctccccgtccccccgccccccagaacGTCCTCTCCCTCCTGTCCGACTGCCCCTCCTGTATCAGCTTGACTTTTCCAACGTTCTCCTACTCCATGAAGCCGCCCTAGATTAGCTCTACTGGACTTCCCACCACTTAGGCGAGTGTTGACTCCTGCGCTGGTTCTCATTTTCCTGCCTTCCGCAGTTTGGACAGCACCAGGAGGGCAGAGAGCCCGCCTCCTCATCCCAAACCTTGAAGCCTGGGGCTTCAGCCCACAAAGACTGATCCTCCTTGCCTTTTCCCCTCAGAGAGAGACTCCCGCGAGCACGAGGAGCCGACCACCTCCGAGATGGCGGAGGAGACTTACTCGCCCAAGATCTTCCGGCCCAAGCACACCCGCATCTCCGAGCTGAAAGCCGAGGCCGTGAAGAAGGACCGCAGAAAGAAGCTGACCCAGTCCAAGTTCGTGGGGGGAGCTGAGAACACCGCCCACCCCCGGGTCATCTCTGCACCCGAGATAAGACAGGAATCCGAGCAGGTGAGTCTCAAGGACTCGCTCCCCATCTCCCTCTGCATCCGCACCCCGCAGCCCCTGCCACCACCCCAGCCTCTAACCTTGCCCCACGTCTAAATGAGCATGCATGCAGCGCTTTATACACCCAGGGGCGCAGCGGGTGGGCCGCAGGAAGATCTTGGGTAGCAGCTAATCGCAGCAAAAGGTGGTGACTCTCGGTGCAGACCCTTTACCCGCCAACACCTCAGCCACGAATTCTGCACATCTAGGTTGTTCCTTTGGGTCTTGCCACGCCTCTCACCCCTCCGGTCCGCACACAGGGTCCCTGCCGCAGACACATGGAGGCTTCCCTGCAGGAGCTCAAAGCCAGCCCGCGCATGGTGCCTCGCGCCGTGTACCTGCCCAACTGTGACCGCAAAGGCTTCTACAAGAGAAAGCAGGTACGTCCCCATCCCACGCCCCAAGTTAATGATCCGCTTTATGTATTGCATGAATTCATCTGGAAAGGAAACTTTCTATCACTGTGTCCCATCCCGTGTTGTATGTGTTATTTTCtgatataaacacataaatatatataatgaccctaaaatgtatttttcaccaCGTACCACCTGAAATCATTTAGTGTCCCATTCCCATCCAGGCTACCCTGCTGCTGGTTAACCAGTCATCTTAGCCCGTTAAGGAGTACACATTACCTTAGGGCAATGATTCTTAGACTTCCTAGGACATCGGCAACACCccagggcttgttaaaacactgattgctgggccccaccccagtcTCTGATGCGTAGGTAGGTCTGGGGTGGcctctgagaatttgcatttcaaacAAGTTCCCTCCCAGGTGCCTCTGATGAGGACACCCCTCATCTAAGTGAGGGGTCAAGAATCAGACAGCTTTGGGTGAGTCCTTGGCTCtcctgcttactagctgtgtccTCTTAACCCAGTTAGTTAATGTCTCTGCCTCCAGTTTCTCATGTAAAATGGAGAATAATTGTACCGACTACTCTCACATGATTACGCGGAATAATGGACTAATCTTTaggaagcacttagaacagtacgTACGATATAGTAAGTGTTAAGTGGTGTCTTGTATATCATACAGCTGTACAAGGGATCCctcctgttattattattatttaataattcatcATCATGACCGTTATTAGGTCGTGTCACTCTCTGGAGAATACCACGTTGGAGGACCCTGCACGGATGACATAAAACAAAGTTGTAGGAGCTAGTCCAGGGCAGGTTGCCTAAATGAGCCCTTTTCCCCAGGTCCTCCTCCCCTGCAGTGTGGACACCAGAACCCCAAGGGTTGGGTACAGCCCCTCAGCTCTCCGGGTGTGAGGGTCTGTCTTGGGGTCGGGAGGATGACGGGCCAGGCACGAGCAGAGCCTCAGGGTACAGCCATCCTCACTGCCTGTTGCTCTCCCACCCCAGTGCAAGCCTTCCCGTGGCCGCAAACGTGGCATCTGCTGGTGTGTGGACAAGTACGGGATGAAGCTGCCAGGCATGGAGTATGTGGACGGGGACTTTCAGTGCCACGCCTTCGACAGCAGCAATGTTGAGTGACGcctcccctccccatctttccctcaccccatcccacccccagccccgacTCCAGCCAgcgcctccctccaccccaggatGCCACTCATTTCATctcatttaagggaaaaaaaatacatatatctatctatttgaggaaactgaggacctcGGAATCTCTGGCAAGGTCTCAACTTTGAAAACGGCAGCAACGGAGATGCACAAAGCTAAGGAGAtccacaccccccccccttttttaaaagattttctttttgaggCAAGTTGAATGAAcaaggagggcaggagaggaagaacaagagaaagagaaaggagggaagcagATGTGGGTAAGAGAGGGGAAGATGAGTAGTCATGAGAAGGAAGAGCAGAGCGTGGCCAGAAGCATCCATCTTTCCGTCCAGCCCCGACCCGAGATGGGGAGCCATTTGGGCAGGAGCAGGTGCAGCTCCAGGTGTGGCCTCCGATCACACACTTGGAATTTGCCCAGTT
Coding sequences within it:
- the IGFBP5 gene encoding insulin-like growth factor-binding protein 5 isoform X1, whose amino-acid sequence is MVLTAVLLLLAACAGPAHGLGSFVHCEPCDEKALSMCPPSPLGCELVKEPGCGCCMTCALAEGQSCGVYTERCAQGLRCLPRQDEEKPLHALLHGRGLCLNEKSYREQAKIERDSREHEEPTTSEMAEETYSPKIFRPKHTRISELKAEAVKKDRRKKLTQSKFVGGAENTAHPRVISAPEIRQESEQVVPLGLATPLTPPVRTQGPCRRHMEASLQELKASPRMVPRAVYLPNCDRKGFYKRKQCKPSRGRKRGICWCVDKYGMKLPGMEYVDGDFQCHAFDSSNVE
- the IGFBP5 gene encoding insulin-like growth factor-binding protein 5 isoform X2 is translated as MVLTAVLLLLAACAGPAHGLGSFVHCEPCDEKALSMCPPSPLGCELVKEPGCGCCMTCALAEGQSCGVYTERCAQGLRCLPRQDEEKPLHALLHGRGLCLNEKSYREQAKIERDSREHEEPTTSEMAEETYSPKIFRPKHTRISELKAEAVKKDRRKKLTQSKFVGGAENTAHPRVISAPEIRQESEQGPCRRHMEASLQELKASPRMVPRAVYLPNCDRKGFYKRKQCKPSRGRKRGICWCVDKYGMKLPGMEYVDGDFQCHAFDSSNVE